The following coding sequences are from one Epinephelus fuscoguttatus linkage group LG5, E.fuscoguttatus.final_Chr_v1 window:
- the mlnr gene encoding growth hormone secretagogue receptor type 1: protein MPWTRPQVDLHATGAEAMDQYNIDDHHFEGSLFPTSTLIPVTVICILIFIIGVTGNTMTILIIQHFKDMKTTTNLYLSSMAVSDLIIFICLPFDLYRLWKYVPWLFGEVVCRFYHYIFEGCTSATILHITALSIERYLAISFPLRSKMMVTRRRVQYIIIALWGFALVSAAPTLFLVGVEYDNDTHPDYNTGQCKHTNYAISSGQLHIMLWVSTTYFFCPMLCLIFLYGSIGCKLWKSKNDLQGPCALARERSHRQTVKILVVVVLAFIICWLPYHIGRNLFAQVDDYDTAMLSQNFNMASMVLCYLSASINPVVYNLMSRKYRAAAKRLFLLHQRPGQAHRGQRQLCVTDHISTLNESLTGV, encoded by the exons ATGCCCTGGACCAGACCTCAGGTGGACCTTCATGCCACTGGAGCAGAGGCCATGGACCAATACAACATAGACGACCACCACTTCGAAGGCTCCCTGTTCCCCACCTCCACTCTTATCCCCGTAACTGTCATCTGcatcctcatcttcatcatcgGCGTGACAGGCAACACCATGACCATCCTCATCATCCAGCACTTCAAGGACATGAAGACCACCACCAACCTCTACCTGTCCAGCATGGCCGTGTCTGACCTCATCATCTTCATCTGCCTGCCCTTCGACCTCTACCGCCTGTGGAAGTACGTGCCCTGGCTGTTCGGGGAGGTGGTGTGCCGCTTCTATCACTACATCTTTGAGGGCTGCACCTCGGCCACCATCCTTCACATCACAGCCCTGAGCATCGAGCGCTACCTGGCCATCAGCTTCCCCCTCAGGAGCAAGATGATGGTGACCAGACGCAGGGTCCAGTACATCATCATCGCCCTGTGGGGTTTCGCCTTGGTTTCTGCTGCTCCCACACTCTTCCTGGTTGGGGTGGAGTATGACAATGACACTCACCCGGACTACAATACAGGGCAGTGTAAGCACACCAACTACGCCATCAGTTCTGGGCAGCTGCACATCATGCTCTGGGTGTCCACAACCTACTTTTTCTGCCCGATGCTCTGCCTCATCTTCCTCTACGGCTCCATTGGGTGCAAGCTGTGGAAAAGCAAGAATGACCTGCAGGGCCCCTGTGCTCTGGCCCGTGAAAGGTCACACAGGCAAACAGTTAAGATCCTGG tggtggtggtgttggctTTTATAATCTGCTGGCTGCCCTACCACATTGGTAGGAACCTCTTCGCCCAAGTGGACGACTACGACACGGCCATGCTGAGTCAGAACTTCAACATGGCCTCCATGGTGCTCTGCTACCTCAGCGCCTCCATCAACCCCGTCGTCTACAACCTCATGTCTCGGAAGTACAGGGCTGCAGCCAAACGTCTCTTCCTGTTGCACCAGCGGCCCGGACAAGCCCACCGTGGCCAGAGACAGCTCTGTGTGACTGACCACATCTCCACCCTGAATGAAAGCCTGACTGGGGTCTGA